A region from the Leopardus geoffroyi isolate Oge1 chromosome C2, O.geoffroyi_Oge1_pat1.0, whole genome shotgun sequence genome encodes:
- the MIS18A gene encoding protein Mis18-alpha isoform X1, producing MAGSWSPGCKGCSSTSCTCGGDKGKWGDSSLLGRRLSEDSDRHQLLQKWASIWTSLSGDPSVACAERTRREEAVEPAEEEDRPLVFLCSGCRRPLGDSLSWVTSQEDTNCILLRCVSCNVSVDKEQILSKRKNENGCGIFVRTSCTLFAEAPAFRCCSVLETLYCSGCSLHLGHIYRCTPKSLDYKRDLFCLRVEAIERPVFLFLRIVCTTASPNLREPGTITWTITVEVATLGYILGSSEKQIVSEEKELFNLESRVEIEKSLKQMEDVLKALQAKLWEVESKLSFTSCKS from the exons ATGGCGGGCAGTTGGTCGCCGGGTTGCAAAGGTTGCTCTTCTACTAGCTGTACGTGTGGCGGCGACAAGGGCAAGTGGGGCGACTCCTCTCTGTTAGGCAGGCGGCTCTCGGAGGACTCGGACCGTCACCAGCTGCTGCAGAAGTGGGCAAGCATTTGGACCTCCTTGAGCGGGGACCCGTCGGTGGCCTGTGCAGAGAGGACGCGGCGCGAGGAGGCTGTGGAGCCGGCCGAGGAGGAGGACAGGCCGCTGGTGTTTCTGTGCTCCGGCTGCCGGCGACCGCTGGGCGACTCCTTGAGCTGGGTGACGAGCCAGGAGGACACCAACTGCATCTTGCTACGCT GTGTTTCCTGTAATGTTTCTGTGGATAAGGAACAGATACTGTCCAAAcgtaaaaatgaaaatggttg TGGGATCTTTGTTAGAACAAGTTGTACCCTGTTTGCTGAAGCACCGGCCTTTCGCTGTTGCAGTGTTCTGGAGACGTTGTACTGCTCTGGGTGCTCGCTCCACCTCGGTCACATCTACAGATGCACACCCAAGAGCCTCGATTACAAAAGAGACTTGTTTTGCCTCAGGGTTGAAGCCATTGAAAG GCCAGTTTTTCTCTTCCTGCGTATTGTCTGCACCACAGCATCCCCTAACCTCAGAGAGCCGGGCACAATAACTTGGACGATTACTGTTGAAGTTGCCACATTGGG TTATATTTTAGGGTCCTCGGAAAAGCAAATCGTGtcagaagagaaagaactttTTAATCTTGAAAGCAGAGTTGAAATAGAAAAGTCTCTAAAGCAG
- the MIS18A gene encoding protein Mis18-alpha isoform X2 — translation MAGSWSPGCKGCSSTSCTCGGDKGKWGDSSLLGRRLSEDSDRHQLLQKWASIWTSLSGDPSVACAERTRREEAVEPAEEEDRPLVFLCSGCRRPLGDSLSWVTSQEDTNCILLRCVSCNVSVDKEQILSKRKNENGCVLETLYCSGCSLHLGHIYRCTPKSLDYKRDLFCLRVEAIERPVFLFLRIVCTTASPNLREPGTITWTITVEVATLGYILGSSEKQIVSEEKELFNLESRVEIEKSLKQMEDVLKALQAKLWEVESKLSFTSCKS, via the exons ATGGCGGGCAGTTGGTCGCCGGGTTGCAAAGGTTGCTCTTCTACTAGCTGTACGTGTGGCGGCGACAAGGGCAAGTGGGGCGACTCCTCTCTGTTAGGCAGGCGGCTCTCGGAGGACTCGGACCGTCACCAGCTGCTGCAGAAGTGGGCAAGCATTTGGACCTCCTTGAGCGGGGACCCGTCGGTGGCCTGTGCAGAGAGGACGCGGCGCGAGGAGGCTGTGGAGCCGGCCGAGGAGGAGGACAGGCCGCTGGTGTTTCTGTGCTCCGGCTGCCGGCGACCGCTGGGCGACTCCTTGAGCTGGGTGACGAGCCAGGAGGACACCAACTGCATCTTGCTACGCT GTGTTTCCTGTAATGTTTCTGTGGATAAGGAACAGATACTGTCCAAAcgtaaaaatgaaaatggttg TGTTCTGGAGACGTTGTACTGCTCTGGGTGCTCGCTCCACCTCGGTCACATCTACAGATGCACACCCAAGAGCCTCGATTACAAAAGAGACTTGTTTTGCCTCAGGGTTGAAGCCATTGAAAG GCCAGTTTTTCTCTTCCTGCGTATTGTCTGCACCACAGCATCCCCTAACCTCAGAGAGCCGGGCACAATAACTTGGACGATTACTGTTGAAGTTGCCACATTGGG TTATATTTTAGGGTCCTCGGAAAAGCAAATCGTGtcagaagagaaagaactttTTAATCTTGAAAGCAGAGTTGAAATAGAAAAGTCTCTAAAGCAG